From a single Larimichthys crocea isolate SSNF chromosome XIII, L_crocea_2.0, whole genome shotgun sequence genomic region:
- the sgce gene encoding epsilon-sarcoglycan isoform X3, with translation MICTMSAAAVAVWLGTVYIVHAFDAKDTALHEGNVHMERSMGLKHRTAVYKDVVTILSRSHADRNVYPSAGVLFVHVLEREYFKGEFPPYPKSGDASNDPITFNTNLMGYPDRPGWLRYIQRTPHSDGVLYGSPTAEHVGKATVIEITAYNRRTFETARHNLVINIMGTEEFPLPYQAEFYIRNMNVEEMLASEVLGDFLGAVKNVWQPERLNAINITSALDRGGRVPLPINNLKEGVYVMVGADVPFSSCLREVESPHNQLRCSQEMEPVISCDKKFRAQFHIDWCKISLVDINKVVPVYITRPNPGTGILPEFGEYKPPSESLKTRDYFSDFLITLAVPSAVALVLFFILGYTMCCRREGVEKRNMQTPDIQLVHHSSIQKSSKELRSMSKNREISWPLSTLPVFNPVSGEVVPPIHPDNYETTSMPLMQTQTNLQNQITIPQQRPSGKWYS, from the exons ATGATATGCACCATGTCCGCTGCAGCCGTCGCGGTATGGCTCGGTACGG TTTACATTGTGCATGCCTTTGATGCCAAAGACACCGCTTTACATGAAGGAAATGTCCACATGGAGAGATCCATGGGACTGAAGCACAGAACAGCCGTGTACAAAGAtg TGGTGACCATCTTGTCAAGATCGCACGCAGACCGCAACGTCTACCCGTCCGCCGGGGTGCTGTTCGTCCACGTTCTGGAGAGAGAGTACTTCAAAGGAGAGTTTCCTCCCTACCCCAAATCAG GTGATGCCAGCAATGACCCAATCACTTTCAACACCAACCTGATGGGCTACCCCGACAGGCCGGGCTGGCTGCGCTACATCCAGAGGACTCCTCACAGCGACGGAGTGCTCTATGGCTCCCCCACTGCAGAGCATGTTGGCAAGGCCACCGTCATAGAG ATTACAGCCTATAACAGACGCACTTTCGAGACGGCACGGCACAACTTGGTCATAAACATCATGGGCACAGAAG AGTTCCCTCTGCCCTACCAGGCAGAATTTTACATCAGAAACATGAATGTGGAGGAGATGCTGGCCAGCGAGGTGCTTGGGGACTTCCTAGGAGCGGTGAAGAACGTATGGCAGCCTGAGCGTCTCAACGCCATCAACATCACCTCGGCGCTGGACCGTGGCGGCCGCGTGCCCCTGCCCATCAACAACCTCAAGGAAGG agTGTACGTGATGGTTGGCGCTGACGTTCCCTTCTCGTCGTGCCTGCGGGAGGTGGAGAGCCCACATAACCAGCTGCGCTGCAGTCAGGAGATGGAgcctgtgatcagctgtgacaagAAGTTCAGAGCTCAGTTTCACATCGATTGGTGCAAGATCTCTCTG GTCGACATCAACAAAGTGGTCCCGGTATACATTACCCGCCCCAACCCCGGCACCGGGATCCTGCCTGAATTTGGGGAATACAAACCCCCCTCCGAGTCTCTGAAGACTCGGGACTACTTTTCAGACTTCCTTATCACACTGGCCGTTCCCTCCGCTGTGGCACTagtcctcttcttcatcctcgGCTACACTATGTGCTGCAGACGGGAAGGGGT ggaaaaaagaaacatgcaaacacCAGA CATCCAGCTGGTTCACCACAGCTCCATCCAGAAGTCCAGCAAGGAGCTGCGGAGCATGTCTAAGAACCGGGAGATCTCGTGGCCCCTCTCCACCCTGCCGGTCTTCAACCCAGTCAGCGGCGAGGTGGTGCCACCCATCCACCCGGACAACTACGAGACCACCAGCATGCCCCTCATGCAGACACAGAC GAACCTGCAAAACCAGATTACGATACCACAGCAACGGCCATCAG GTAAATGGTATTCCTGA
- the sgce gene encoding epsilon-sarcoglycan isoform X1 produces MICTMSAAAVAVWLGTVYIVHAFDAKDTALHEGNVHMERSMGLKHRTAVYKDVVTILSRSHADRNVYPSAGVLFVHVLEREYFKGEFPPYPKSGDASNDPITFNTNLMGYPDRPGWLRYIQRTPHSDGVLYGSPTAEHVGKATVIEITAYNRRTFETARHNLVINIMGTEEFPLPYQAEFYIRNMNVEEMLASEVLGDFLGAVKNVWQPERLNAINITSALDRGGRVPLPINNLKEGVYVMVGADVPFSSCLREVESPHNQLRCSQEMEPVISCDKKFRAQFHIDWCKISLVDINKVVPVYITRPNPGTGILPEFGEYKPPSESLKTRDYFSDFLITLAVPSAVALVLFFILGYTMCCRREGVEKRNMQTPDIQLVHHSSIQKSSKELRSMSKNREISWPLSTLPVFNPVSGEVVPPIHPDNYETTSMPLMQTQTNLQNQITIPQQRPSGENYVMSTFRRLEVNGIPEERKVAEALNL; encoded by the exons ATGATATGCACCATGTCCGCTGCAGCCGTCGCGGTATGGCTCGGTACGG TTTACATTGTGCATGCCTTTGATGCCAAAGACACCGCTTTACATGAAGGAAATGTCCACATGGAGAGATCCATGGGACTGAAGCACAGAACAGCCGTGTACAAAGAtg TGGTGACCATCTTGTCAAGATCGCACGCAGACCGCAACGTCTACCCGTCCGCCGGGGTGCTGTTCGTCCACGTTCTGGAGAGAGAGTACTTCAAAGGAGAGTTTCCTCCCTACCCCAAATCAG GTGATGCCAGCAATGACCCAATCACTTTCAACACCAACCTGATGGGCTACCCCGACAGGCCGGGCTGGCTGCGCTACATCCAGAGGACTCCTCACAGCGACGGAGTGCTCTATGGCTCCCCCACTGCAGAGCATGTTGGCAAGGCCACCGTCATAGAG ATTACAGCCTATAACAGACGCACTTTCGAGACGGCACGGCACAACTTGGTCATAAACATCATGGGCACAGAAG AGTTCCCTCTGCCCTACCAGGCAGAATTTTACATCAGAAACATGAATGTGGAGGAGATGCTGGCCAGCGAGGTGCTTGGGGACTTCCTAGGAGCGGTGAAGAACGTATGGCAGCCTGAGCGTCTCAACGCCATCAACATCACCTCGGCGCTGGACCGTGGCGGCCGCGTGCCCCTGCCCATCAACAACCTCAAGGAAGG agTGTACGTGATGGTTGGCGCTGACGTTCCCTTCTCGTCGTGCCTGCGGGAGGTGGAGAGCCCACATAACCAGCTGCGCTGCAGTCAGGAGATGGAgcctgtgatcagctgtgacaagAAGTTCAGAGCTCAGTTTCACATCGATTGGTGCAAGATCTCTCTG GTCGACATCAACAAAGTGGTCCCGGTATACATTACCCGCCCCAACCCCGGCACCGGGATCCTGCCTGAATTTGGGGAATACAAACCCCCCTCCGAGTCTCTGAAGACTCGGGACTACTTTTCAGACTTCCTTATCACACTGGCCGTTCCCTCCGCTGTGGCACTagtcctcttcttcatcctcgGCTACACTATGTGCTGCAGACGGGAAGGGGT ggaaaaaagaaacatgcaaacacCAGA CATCCAGCTGGTTCACCACAGCTCCATCCAGAAGTCCAGCAAGGAGCTGCGGAGCATGTCTAAGAACCGGGAGATCTCGTGGCCCCTCTCCACCCTGCCGGTCTTCAACCCAGTCAGCGGCGAGGTGGTGCCACCCATCCACCCGGACAACTACGAGACCACCAGCATGCCCCTCATGCAGACACAGAC GAACCTGCAAAACCAGATTACGATACCACAGCAACGGCCATCAG GAGAGAATTATGTCATGTCGACATTTCGAAGGCTGGAG GTAAATGGTATTCCTGAGGAGAGAAAGGTGGCCGAAGCACTGAACTTGTGA
- the sgce gene encoding epsilon-sarcoglycan isoform X2 translates to MICTMSAAAVAVWLGTVYIVHAFDAKDTALHEGNVHMERSMGLKHRTAVYKDVVTILSRSHADRNVYPSAGVLFVHVLEREYFKGEFPPYPKSGDASNDPITFNTNLMGYPDRPGWLRYIQRTPHSDGVLYGSPTAEHVGKATVIEITAYNRRTFETARHNLVINIMGTEEFPLPYQAEFYIRNMNVEEMLASEVLGDFLGAVKNVWQPERLNAINITSALDRGGRVPLPINNLKEGVYVMVGADVPFSSCLREVESPHNQLRCSQEMEPVISCDKKFRAQFHIDWCKISLVDINKVVPVYITRPNPGTGILPEFGEYKPPSESLKTRDYFSDFLITLAVPSAVALVLFFILGYTMCCRREGVIQLVHHSSIQKSSKELRSMSKNREISWPLSTLPVFNPVSGEVVPPIHPDNYETTSMPLMQTQTNLQNQITIPQQRPSGENYVMSTFRRLEVNGIPEERKVAEALNL, encoded by the exons ATGATATGCACCATGTCCGCTGCAGCCGTCGCGGTATGGCTCGGTACGG TTTACATTGTGCATGCCTTTGATGCCAAAGACACCGCTTTACATGAAGGAAATGTCCACATGGAGAGATCCATGGGACTGAAGCACAGAACAGCCGTGTACAAAGAtg TGGTGACCATCTTGTCAAGATCGCACGCAGACCGCAACGTCTACCCGTCCGCCGGGGTGCTGTTCGTCCACGTTCTGGAGAGAGAGTACTTCAAAGGAGAGTTTCCTCCCTACCCCAAATCAG GTGATGCCAGCAATGACCCAATCACTTTCAACACCAACCTGATGGGCTACCCCGACAGGCCGGGCTGGCTGCGCTACATCCAGAGGACTCCTCACAGCGACGGAGTGCTCTATGGCTCCCCCACTGCAGAGCATGTTGGCAAGGCCACCGTCATAGAG ATTACAGCCTATAACAGACGCACTTTCGAGACGGCACGGCACAACTTGGTCATAAACATCATGGGCACAGAAG AGTTCCCTCTGCCCTACCAGGCAGAATTTTACATCAGAAACATGAATGTGGAGGAGATGCTGGCCAGCGAGGTGCTTGGGGACTTCCTAGGAGCGGTGAAGAACGTATGGCAGCCTGAGCGTCTCAACGCCATCAACATCACCTCGGCGCTGGACCGTGGCGGCCGCGTGCCCCTGCCCATCAACAACCTCAAGGAAGG agTGTACGTGATGGTTGGCGCTGACGTTCCCTTCTCGTCGTGCCTGCGGGAGGTGGAGAGCCCACATAACCAGCTGCGCTGCAGTCAGGAGATGGAgcctgtgatcagctgtgacaagAAGTTCAGAGCTCAGTTTCACATCGATTGGTGCAAGATCTCTCTG GTCGACATCAACAAAGTGGTCCCGGTATACATTACCCGCCCCAACCCCGGCACCGGGATCCTGCCTGAATTTGGGGAATACAAACCCCCCTCCGAGTCTCTGAAGACTCGGGACTACTTTTCAGACTTCCTTATCACACTGGCCGTTCCCTCCGCTGTGGCACTagtcctcttcttcatcctcgGCTACACTATGTGCTGCAGACGGGAAGGGGT CATCCAGCTGGTTCACCACAGCTCCATCCAGAAGTCCAGCAAGGAGCTGCGGAGCATGTCTAAGAACCGGGAGATCTCGTGGCCCCTCTCCACCCTGCCGGTCTTCAACCCAGTCAGCGGCGAGGTGGTGCCACCCATCCACCCGGACAACTACGAGACCACCAGCATGCCCCTCATGCAGACACAGAC GAACCTGCAAAACCAGATTACGATACCACAGCAACGGCCATCAG GAGAGAATTATGTCATGTCGACATTTCGAAGGCTGGAG GTAAATGGTATTCCTGAGGAGAGAAAGGTGGCCGAAGCACTGAACTTGTGA
- the sgce gene encoding epsilon-sarcoglycan isoform X4 — MICTMSAAAVAVWLGTVVTILSRSHADRNVYPSAGVLFVHVLEREYFKGEFPPYPKSGDASNDPITFNTNLMGYPDRPGWLRYIQRTPHSDGVLYGSPTAEHVGKATVIEITAYNRRTFETARHNLVINIMGTEEFPLPYQAEFYIRNMNVEEMLASEVLGDFLGAVKNVWQPERLNAINITSALDRGGRVPLPINNLKEGVYVMVGADVPFSSCLREVESPHNQLRCSQEMEPVISCDKKFRAQFHIDWCKISLVDINKVVPVYITRPNPGTGILPEFGEYKPPSESLKTRDYFSDFLITLAVPSAVALVLFFILGYTMCCRREGVEKRNMQTPDIQLVHHSSIQKSSKELRSMSKNREISWPLSTLPVFNPVSGEVVPPIHPDNYETTSMPLMQTQTNLQNQITIPQQRPSGENYVMSTFRRLEVNGIPEERKVAEALNL; from the exons ATGATATGCACCATGTCCGCTGCAGCCGTCGCGGTATGGCTCGGTACGG TGGTGACCATCTTGTCAAGATCGCACGCAGACCGCAACGTCTACCCGTCCGCCGGGGTGCTGTTCGTCCACGTTCTGGAGAGAGAGTACTTCAAAGGAGAGTTTCCTCCCTACCCCAAATCAG GTGATGCCAGCAATGACCCAATCACTTTCAACACCAACCTGATGGGCTACCCCGACAGGCCGGGCTGGCTGCGCTACATCCAGAGGACTCCTCACAGCGACGGAGTGCTCTATGGCTCCCCCACTGCAGAGCATGTTGGCAAGGCCACCGTCATAGAG ATTACAGCCTATAACAGACGCACTTTCGAGACGGCACGGCACAACTTGGTCATAAACATCATGGGCACAGAAG AGTTCCCTCTGCCCTACCAGGCAGAATTTTACATCAGAAACATGAATGTGGAGGAGATGCTGGCCAGCGAGGTGCTTGGGGACTTCCTAGGAGCGGTGAAGAACGTATGGCAGCCTGAGCGTCTCAACGCCATCAACATCACCTCGGCGCTGGACCGTGGCGGCCGCGTGCCCCTGCCCATCAACAACCTCAAGGAAGG agTGTACGTGATGGTTGGCGCTGACGTTCCCTTCTCGTCGTGCCTGCGGGAGGTGGAGAGCCCACATAACCAGCTGCGCTGCAGTCAGGAGATGGAgcctgtgatcagctgtgacaagAAGTTCAGAGCTCAGTTTCACATCGATTGGTGCAAGATCTCTCTG GTCGACATCAACAAAGTGGTCCCGGTATACATTACCCGCCCCAACCCCGGCACCGGGATCCTGCCTGAATTTGGGGAATACAAACCCCCCTCCGAGTCTCTGAAGACTCGGGACTACTTTTCAGACTTCCTTATCACACTGGCCGTTCCCTCCGCTGTGGCACTagtcctcttcttcatcctcgGCTACACTATGTGCTGCAGACGGGAAGGGGT ggaaaaaagaaacatgcaaacacCAGA CATCCAGCTGGTTCACCACAGCTCCATCCAGAAGTCCAGCAAGGAGCTGCGGAGCATGTCTAAGAACCGGGAGATCTCGTGGCCCCTCTCCACCCTGCCGGTCTTCAACCCAGTCAGCGGCGAGGTGGTGCCACCCATCCACCCGGACAACTACGAGACCACCAGCATGCCCCTCATGCAGACACAGAC GAACCTGCAAAACCAGATTACGATACCACAGCAACGGCCATCAG GAGAGAATTATGTCATGTCGACATTTCGAAGGCTGGAG GTAAATGGTATTCCTGAGGAGAGAAAGGTGGCCGAAGCACTGAACTTGTGA
- the casd1 gene encoding N-acetylneuraminate (7)9-O-acetyltransferase, giving the protein MAVLAYSLGKREINQHFTIKNAKLISTAVVVLLLLFHTASRYYGGGDSCEWLLSRGRYLGENVWQPYGCMMHKYKSIEAKTCLAEKRVAFVGDSRIRQLFYSFIKIIDPERRENGNKHEDISFEDESSSVNVDFLWYPEANNSMKERLISWTREASAKPDVVILGVATWSIKLHSGSSETLQQYRVNLTAMAVYLDRLADHGEVYWVLQDPVNEDVLSDNRRMITNQQLELYNEAAVDVLNSSKRNSRARVKLLAASRQAAIETITQSGDGLHLPESTMNVGAMVLMNSVCNKLLRPIDGSCCQTLPPPNLLQKLSACFFLGSALIFLVLHVLGNNRHRRPVPPDVENLEEKKPATAAVPLGPKAPFQALCRMGIIMGYFYLCDRADVFMKEQKFYTHSTFFIPLIYIFVLGVFYSENSKETKLLNREQTDEWKGWMQLVILIYHISGASAFIPVYMHVRVLVAAYLFQTGYGHFSFFWLKGDFGLYRVCQVLFRLNFLVLVLCVVMDRPYQFYYFVPLVTFWFVIIYGTLAMWPQILQKKANSSGMWHLGVLAKLLGLLMFICFFAFSQGFFESIFSVWPISKLFELNGSIHEWWFRWKLDRFAVIHGMLFAFIYLVLQKRQGLSEGKGEALFSAKISNLLLFLSVVSFITYSIWASSCKTKTECNEMHPYISVVQILAFILIRNIPGYARSIYSSFFAWFGKISLELFICQYHIWLAADTKGILVLIPGNPSLNIMISTFIFVCVAHEISLITNDLAQVVIPKDSVALLKRLGAMGLFSLVVLLLARGSQPTPGA; this is encoded by the exons ATGGCGGTCCTGGCCTATAGCCTGGGCAAACGggaaataaatcaacatttcacCATAAAAAATGCCAAATTGATATCAACAGCGGTCGTCGTTTTGCTCCTCTTGTTCCACACGGCTTCGCGGTATTATGGAG GCGGAGACTCATGTGAGTGGCTGCTGTCCAGAGGACGTTACTTGGGGGAGAACGTATGGCAGCCGTATGGCTGCATGATGCACAAATACAAAAGCAT TGAAGCCAAAACATGCCTTGCTGAAAAGCGGGTGGCCTTTGTTGGTGATTCACGAATCAGACAGTTGTTTTACTCCTTCATCAAAATCATTGACCCCGAGCGAAGAGAAAATGGGAACAAG CACGAGGACATTTCCTTTGAAGATGAGAGTTCCTCTGTTAATGTG GACTTCCTGTGGTATCCAGAGGCAAATAATTCAATGAAGGAGCGCTTGATATCATGGACCCGG GAAGCCTCAGCAAAGCCAGATGTTGTCATCCTCGGAGTTGCCACA TGGTCCATCAAGTTGCACAGTGGCAGCAGCGAGACTCTGCAGCAGTACAGAGTCAACCTGACAGCCATGGCTGTGTACCTGGACAGGCTGGCTGACCATGGAGAGGTTTACTGGGTTCTTCAAG ACCCGGTAAATGAGGATGTGTTGAGTGACAACAGGAGAATGATCACCAACCAGCAGCTTGAGCTGTACAATGAAGCAGCAGTGGATGTGCTCAACAGCAGCAAGCGTAACAGCAGGGCCCGGGTCAAGCTGTTGGCCGCTTCGCGCCAGGCTGCAATAGAAACTATCACCCAGTCAGGCGATGGCTTGCACCTGCCCGAGAGCACTATGAATGTG GGAGCCATGGTCCTCATGAACTCTGTGTGCAATAAGCTGCTGAGGCCCATTGACGGTTCCTGCTGCCAAACATTACCACCCCCAAACCTCCTCCAGAAACTGTCAGCGTGTTTCTTCCTGGGCTCGGCCCTGATCTTCCTGGTCCTCCACGTCCTTGGCAACAACCGTCACCGCCGACCCGTGCCCCCAGACGTAGAGAACCTAGAGGAGAAGAAGCCAGCGACTGCAGCTGTCCCTCTCGGTCCAAAGGCACCTTTCCAGGCTCTCTGCAGGATGGGCATCATCATGggttatttttatctttgtgaCAGAGCAGATGTATTCATGAAAGAGCAGAAGTTCTACACACACTCCACTTTCTTCATCCCTCTCATCTATATATTTGTCCTGGGAGTGTTCTACAGTGAAAACAGCaaggag ACCAAATTACTAAACCGAGAACAAACAGATGAGTGGAAAGGCTGGATGCAGTTGGTCATCCTCATCTATCACATATCCGGAGCCAGTGCT ttCATTCCAGTGTACATGCATGTGCGGGTACTGGTGGCAGCGTACCTTTTTCAGACCGGCTATgggcatttttcatttttctggcTCAAAGGAGACTTTGGACTGTATAGAGTGTGCCAG GTACTTTTCCGTCTAAACTTCCTGGTCTTGGTGCTGTGTGTGGTAATGGACAGGCCTTACCAGTTCTATTACTTTGTCCCGTTGGTCACCTTCTGGTTTGTCATCATCTACGGCACGCTGGCCATGTGGCCTCAGATCCTTCAGAAAAAGGCTAACA GTAGTGGCATGTGGCACCTTGGGGTCTTGGCAAAGTTACTGGGCCTCCTGATGTTCATCTGCTTCTTTGCCTTTTCACAG GGTTTCTTTGAGAGCATCTTCTCTGTGTGGCCAATCTCCAAGCTCTTTGAGTTGAACGGAAGCATCCATGAGTGGTGGTTCAGATGGAAACTGGACCGATTT GCGGTGATACACGGTATGCTATTCGCCTTCATCTATCTGGTGCTTCAGAAGCGTCAGGGGCTCTCGGAGGGTAAAGGAGAGGCTCTCTTCTCTGCCAAGATTTCCaacctgctcctcttcctctctgtcgtCTCCTTCATA ACTTACTCAATATGGGCCAGCagctgcaaaaccaaaacagagtgCAACGAGATGCATCCTTACATCTCTGTGGTCCAg ATATTGGCCTTCATTCTCATCAGGAACATTCCTGGCTACGCCCGCTCTATATATAGCTCATTCTTTGCATGGTTCGGAAAGATCTCTTTGGAG CTGTTCATATGCCAGTACCACATCTGGCTGGCGGCTGACACTAAAGGAATTTTGGTCCTGATCCCAGGAAACCCTTCACTTAACATCATGATCAGCACCTTCATCTTTGTCTGCGTGGCTCACGAGATTTCCCTCATCACCAATGACCTGGCCCAGGTGGTCATCCCCAAAGACAGCGTGGCCCTGCTGAAGAGACTGGGGGCCATGGGGCTCTTCAGTCTGGTTGTCTTGCTGCTAGCCAGAGGCAGCCAGCCCACACCCGGCGCCTGA